One Cheilinus undulatus linkage group 22, ASM1832078v1, whole genome shotgun sequence DNA window includes the following coding sequences:
- the LOC121504326 gene encoding LOW QUALITY PROTEIN: galactose-specific lectin nattectin-like (The sequence of the model RefSeq protein was modified relative to this genomic sequence to represent the inferred CDS: substituted 1 base at 1 genomic stop codon): MKTLAMFLLICAVMALTNAAGENHILKRSIFCPHGWSGYKGRCFLYMPTPMTWADAEKTCLSXGGHLASVHSTSEHNFIQRLILSITHSYPLTWLGGSDAEQEGTWFWSDGASFDFTYWAKGQPDNYFQAHCLVMNYGDDREFDDQCCSDKKPFLCAMKP, encoded by the exons atgaagacGCTGGCCATGTTTCTACTCATCTGTGCCGTGATGGCCCTGACTAATGCTGCTG GTGAGAATCACATCCTCAAGAGATCAATATTTTGTCCCCACGGATGGAGTGGTTACAAGGGCCGCTGTTTCCTCTACATGCCAACACCAATGACTTGGGCTGATGCTGAG AAAACCTGTCTGAGCTGAGGGGGACACCTTGCGTCGGTGCACAGCACTAGTGAGCATAACTTTATTCAGAGATTGATCCTGAGCATCACTCATTCATATCCACTCACATGGCTTGGAGGCTCAGATGCAGAGCAG GAGGGTACCTGGTTCTGGAGTGATGGTGCTTCTTTTGACTTCACCTACTGGGCTAAGGGCCAGCCTGATAACTATTTTCAGGCTCACTGTCTGGTCATGaactatggag ATGACAGGGAatttgatgatcagtgctgctCTGACAAAAAGCCATTCCTCTGTGCAATGAAACCGTGA